A genomic window from Pecten maximus chromosome 2, xPecMax1.1, whole genome shotgun sequence includes:
- the LOC117322308 gene encoding uncharacterized protein LOC117322308 isoform X1: MDPTPEALPDPVPPTGQKNELIDFSKDDDQTTDLGCVGTNPFSDSAPGEMHTSDPYREFQSNDVNTKNTEQIAQSALKYDAPEFFPEQRSTTDCSPLRHDAPEFLSRNSQQADMFDQNPHSGGLESSDSPQLPQSNTCTPKEQAHDVMGTQCKENVPVLMEDWNVPTTKTEQGDGDVDDYEDEEDYSESESNSQVENDEIIEDDYTDSEEDTENIQDDVMSGTGEGTELADVHPEFDQSAIKHAFNENELQFQQQGGGLMPSMDAEPLLVEGGTEQELGDQTEEIGSRQMDIGQESMEHQQVASGDLSRDTISKSDTFTIESDSDMEKRSITPPVEENKGTGIVVSDQHISGFQDNQSNQEIGGASTPFGENEMEQTMSQKEKENIFASDMESGPAGFCGDDNDMFTKQPTVQLEPENKQQAVLQDEQMSPLKQDFYGETQPSQVHWDEPMIPQQDASPLELSPARQQTGYSDDVASPRDVLLEETSKQGLQMDESGVDQAEAEPNRQQPQDLVPNPVFTQQNQEYDDEGEDEGTYPDDQNSEDEEEFINDEEEEEMEFSSEERFTHPQQQKLTSEERSVSPQEERMSVEKELVSPQNRLASEERSVSSTEQDLNEFKQSQVSTERSVSPEIKNSFASEERSVPHPEDQCLYTQNPFEEQGAYEEKQPTSQSFEKESYSFEHDMEPEKKDKPVIDETFGMAPTPFKALEQESVLPPGQAFRLEGTAGDAKDVGKPSEDILTAGGVNDFDQIEHGQKDDFMTAEGVNDFAQIEHGQKEDLMTTGGVNDFDQNVDHGQKENILTAGGVNDFDQNVEHGQKEDILTAGGVNDFDQNVEHGQKENILTAGGVNDFDQNVEHGQKEDFMTAEGVNDFDQNVEHGQKEDILTAGGVNDFEQIEHGQRDKILIAGGVNDFEQNVEHGQREDILTAGGVNDFDQNVEHGQKEDILTAGGVNDFDQNVEHGQKEDILTAGSVNDFDQNVGHGQREDILTAGGVNDFDQNVEHGQKEDILTAGGVNDFDQNVEHGQKEDILTAGSVNDFDQNVGHGQKEDILTGGSVNDFDQNVEHGQKEDILTAGGVNDFDQNVEHGQRDAILTAGGGSYSDENLSEQFDDEDVAVQQNVKDDNHQPVSMETVSKESNEERKEILEPGIDIKETGMTESFIMDSQETGMTKSVIMDSQEIDDQPPSEVSSQMVEDDGDMGKLVNESMEGPAAEISEIATSPNECSMVLKETVMDNDASSLSQPVSTKSALEEYIRDPMEDVENRQEQSLEAAEVEQPMVTEDVREVEVTGKDEVVAPTPVSELPEPPANQQAVEQKLPESVPEPLISEKVAEEKKEPLEIAGKDKGTPVEKEAKKIAEPAEKKIQLSEKSERKDAKPKKQEKPITKTPQKPLRKPKEKTPPKHETSKIPSPTKTENRTTKPTTRTARPSKAASPRTLDVKPSTDKPPFDTRSPRAVSVSSQRIPPLSQTPTTPSPTKVPSKKLSTKTQSKEATESFLERMSRPRCRTPKKDGTSDSGFEENKTPRAASATSPRKKYGIDAKNDSYKPGGGNVKITDQKVTVRHVGSKIDARSKTPTSTQRDSTPRTPKGPTPDTKNVQSKIGSLKNATHTPGGGNVKIANQKKDYSAVQGKIGSKVNLDHRPKGGDKKILSKKLEWKAESRVGSLDNAKHAPGGGKVKITNEKVAWKTESRVGSLDNVKHEAGGGNVKIETAKLDFKEKAASKVGSKDNMDHKAGGGDKKIETKKLDFKEKAASKIGSKDNATHKPGGGEKKIENHKLTFKESARPRTDTGGGPVTSPPQSKSPSLKSPRPDSGISHDSLPEEQES; this comes from the exons CAGAATCCTCATTCAGGAGGTTTAGAGAGTAGCGATTCACCTCAGCTTCCTCAAAGTAACACTTGCACACCAAAGGAACAGGCACATGATGTGATGGGCACTCAATGTAAAGAAAATGTGCCTGTGTTGATGGAGGATTGGAATGTTCCTACCACCAAAACAGAACAAGGGGATGGTGATGTTGATGATTATGAGGATGAGGAGGATTACTCGGAAAGTGAATCTAATTCACAAGTTGAGAATGATGAGATTATTGAAGATGACTACACAGACTCGGAGGAGGATACTGAAAACATTCAGGACGATGTTATGTCAGGGACTGGTGAGGGTACAGAACTTGCTGATGTACATCCTGAGTTTGATCAGAGTGCTATAAAACATgcatttaatgaaaatgaattaCAATTTCAGCAGCAGGGTGGGGGACTTATGCCAAGCATGGATGCTGAACCACTATTGGTTGAAGGCGGCACGGAACAAGAACTAGGCGATCAGACAGAGGAGATAGGTAGCAGACAGATGGATATTGGACAAGAGTCTATGGAACACCAACAGGTTGCTTCTGGAGATCTCTCCAGGGATACCATCAGTAAGAGTGACACTTTCACCATTGAGAGTGACTCTGACATGGAGAAGAGATCCATCACGCCACCAGTAGAAGAGAACAAGGGGACAGGCATAGTAGTCTCAGACCAACACATATCTGGTTTCCAGGACAACCAGTCAAACCAAGAAATTGGTGGAGCATCAACACCATTTGGtgaaaatgaaatggaacagACAATGAGccaaaaggaaaaagaaaacatttttgcATCAGACATGGAATCGGGTCCTGCAGGATTTTGTGGAGATGATAATGATATGTTTACCAAACAACCAACTGTTCAGCTGGAACCAGAAAACAAACAGCAAGCAGTATTGCAGGATGAACAAATGTCCCCTCTAAAACAAGATTTTTATGGTGAAACACAGCCAAGCCAAGTTCACTGGGATGAACCTATGATTCCTCAGCAGGACGCCTCCCCACTAGAACTTTCTCCAGCAAGACAACAAACAGGCTATAGTGATGATGTAGCATCTCCTAGAGATGTGTTGTTGGAGGAAACATCAAAACAGGGATTACAGATGGATGAATCTGGTGTTGATCAAGCTGAGGCTGAACCAAACAGACAACAACCACAAGATCTGGTTCCAAATCCAGTGTTTACACAACAGAATCAAGAATATGATGATGAAGGTGAAGATGAAGGCACATACCCAGATGATCAGAACTCAGAAGACGAAGAAGAATTTATCAACGATGAGGAAGAAGAAGAAATGGAATTTTCATCTGAGGAAAGATTTACTCATCCACAACAACAAAAGCTGACTTCAGAGGAGAGGTCTGTTTCACCACAAGAGGAAAGAATGTCTGTCGAAAAAGAGTTGGTTTCTCCGCAAAACAGGTTAGCATCAGAGGAGAGGTCTGTGTCTTCTACAGAACAggatttaaatgaattcaaacAGAGCCAGGTTTCAACTGAAAGGTCAGTCTCACCTGAAATAAAAAACAGTTTTGCATCAGAAGAGAGATCAGTCCCCCATCCTGAAGATCAATGTTTATATACCCAGAATCCTTTTGAAGAGCAAGGTGCATATGAAGAAAAACAGCCTACATCCCAATCCTTTGAAAAGGAATCCTATTCATTTGAACATGACATGGAACCAGAAAAGAAAGACAAGCCTGTGATTGATGAAACATTTGGGATGGCTCCCACACCTTTTAAAGCTTTGGAACAAGAGAGTGTATTGCCTCCAGGTCAGGCCTTCAGACTGGAAGGAACAGCTGGGGATGCAAAGGATGTTGGGAAGCCTAGTGAGGACATTTTAACTGCTGGAGGTGTCAATGACTTTGATCAGATAGAACATGGACAAAAAGACGACTTTATGACTGCTGAAGGTGTCAATGACTTTGCTCAGATAGAACATGGACAAAAAGAGGACTTAATGACTACTGGAGGTGTCAATGACTTTGATCAGAATGTAGACCATGGACAAAAAGAGAATATTTTAACTGCTGGAGGTGTCAATGACTTTGATCAGAATGTAGAACATGGACAAAAAGAGGACATTTTAACTGCTGGAG GTGTCAATGACTTTGATCAGAATGTAGAACATGGACAAAAAGAGAATATTTTAACTGCTGGAGGTGTCAATGACTTTGATCAGAATGTAGAACATGGACAAAAAGAGGACTTTATGACTGCTGAAGGTGTCAATGACTTTGATCAGAATGTAGAACATGGACAAAAAGAGGACATTTTAACCGCTGGAGGTGTCAATGACTTTGAACAGATAGAACATGGACAAAGAGACAAAATTTTAATTGCTGGAGGTGTCAATGACTTTGAACAGAATGTAGAACATGGACAAAGAGAGGACATTTTAACTGCTGGAGGTGTCAATGACTTTGATCAGAATGTAGAACATGGACAAAAAGAGGATATTTTAACTGCTGGAGGTGTCAATGACTTTGATCAGAATGTAGAACATGGACAAAAAGAGGATATTTTAACTGCTGGAAGTGTCAATGACTTTGATCAGAATGTAGGCCATGGACAAAGAGAGGACATTTTAACTGCTGGAGGTGTCAATGACTTTGATCAGAATGTAGAACATGGACAAAAAGAGGATATTTTAACTGCTGGAGGTGTCAATGACTTTGATCAGAATGTAGAACATGGACAAAAAGAGGATATTTTAACTGCTGGAAGTGTCAATGACTTTGATCAGAATGTAGGCCATGGACAAAAAGAGGATATTTTAACTGGTGGAAGTGTCAATGACTTTGATCAGAATGTAGAACATGGACAAAAAGAGGACATTTTAACTGCTGGAGGTGTCAATGACTTTGATCAGAATGTAGAACATGGACAAAGAGACGCCATTTTGACTGCTGGAGGTGGCAGCTATTCTGATGAAAATTTATCTGAACAGTTTGATGATGAGGATGTGGCAGTTCAACAAAATGTCAAAGATGACAACCATCAGCCTGTTTCCATGGAAACCGTCTCAAAAGAGAGTAATGAGGAACGAAAAGAGATATTGGAACCTGGAATTGATATAAAGGAAACTGGTATGACAGAATCATTTATCATGGACTCACAGGAAACTGGTATGACAAAATCAGTTATCATGGACTCACAGGAAATTGATGACCAGCCACCATCAGAAGTCTCCAGTCAGATGGTGGAGGATGATGGGGACATGGGAAAACTTGTGAATGAGAGCATGGAAGGTCCAGCTGCTGAAATATCTGAGATAGCTACATCCCCTAATGAGTGTTCCATGGTGCTAAAGGAGACTGTGATGGATAATGATGCATCTTCTCTGTCTCAGCCTGTCTCCACTAAATCAGCATTAGAGGAGTATATCAGGGACCCTATGGAGGATGTAGAAAACAGACAAGAACAGTCACTTGAGGCTGCTGAGGTTGAACAGCCAATGGTTACTGAAGATGTTAGGGAAGTGGAGGTGACAGGTAAGGATGAGGTTGTCGCCCCAACTCCAGTGTCTGAGCTTCCAGAACCACCTGCTAATCAGCAAGCAGTGGAACAAAAGTTGCCAGAATCTGTCCCAGAGCCTTTGATATCTGAAAAGGTTGCTGAAGAGAAAAAAGAACCTCTTGAAATTGCTGGCAAGGACAAAGGAACTCCTGTTGAAAAAGAGGCAAAGAAAATTGCTGAACCTGCTGAGAAGAAAATACAACTTTCAGAGAAATCCGAAAGAAAGGATGCAAAGCCAAAGAAACAAGAAAAACCCATTACAAAAACACCACAGAAACCGCTGAGAAAACCAAAAGAAAAAACACCACCTAAACATGAAACGTCTAAAATCCCTTCCCCTACAAAAACCGAGAATAGGACCACCAAACCCACCACACGGACTGCCAGGCCATCAAAGGCAGCCTCTCCGCGTACACTCGACGTAAAACCGAGCACTGACAAACCACCATTTGACACAAGATCCCCACGAGCAGTGTCTGTGTCATCGCAGAGAATACCACCTCTGTCGCAGACACCAACCACACCAAGTCCCACCAAAGTCCCCTCCAAGAAGCTTTCCACTAAGACCCAGAGTAAAGAGGCCACCGAGTCATTTCTGGAGCGCATGTCGAGGCCTCGATGTCGAACTCCAAAGAAAG ATGGCACATCAGACAGTGGCTTCGAGGAGAACAAGACCCCTAGAGCG GCCTCGGCTACTTCTCCGAGGAAGAAATATGGAATTGATGCCAAAAACGATAGTTACAAACCGGGTGGAGGCAATGTGAAGATCACGGATCAGAAGGTTACCGTCAGACATGTGGGGTCCAAGATAGATGCCCGCTCCAAAACTCCAACATCCACACAAAGAGACTCCACTC CTAGAACACCTAAAGGACCAACTCCAGACACCAAGAATGTCCAGTCTAAAATTGGTTCACTGAAAAACGCTACCCACACCCCGGGAGGAGGAAAT gtAAAAATAGCCAATCAGAAAAAGGACTACTCAGCGGTGCAAGGCAAGATAGGGTCAAAGGTTAACCTTGACCATCGGCCAAAAGGCGGAGACAAAAAG ATTTTGTCCAAGAAACTTGAGTGGAAAGCTGAGTCCAGGGTTGgctcccttgacaatgccaaACATGCACCAGGTGGCGGTAAAGTCAAA ATAACAAATGAAAAGGTTGCCTGGAAAACAGAGTCGAGAGTCGGGTCATTGGATAACGTGAAGCATGAAGCTGGAGGCGGCAATGTTAAA ATTGAAACTGCCAAGCTAGACTTTAAGGAGAAGGCTGCATCGAAGGTCGGATCCAAGGACAATATGGATCATAAAGCTGGCGGGGGAGACAAAAAG ATTGAAACGAAGAAGTTAGATTTTAAAGAGAAGGCTGCATCCAAAATTGGTTCCAAAGATAATGCTACTCATAAACCTGGAGGAGGAGAAAAAAAG
- the LOC117322308 gene encoding uncharacterized protein LOC117322308 isoform X8 yields the protein MDPTPEALPDPVPPTGQKNELIDFSKDDDQTTDLGCVGTNPFSDSAPGEMHTSDPYREFQSNDVNTKNTEQIAQSALKYDAPEFFPEQRSTTDCSPLRHDAPEFLSRNSQQADMFDQNPHSGGLESSDSPQLPQSNTCTPKEQAHDVMGTQCKENVPVLMEDWNVPTTKTEQGDGDVDDYEDEEDYSESESNSQVENDEIIEDDYTDSEEDTENIQDDVMSGTGEGTELADVHPEFDQSAIKHAFNENELQFQQQGGGLMPSMDAEPLLVEGGTEQELGDQTEEIGSRQMDIGQESMEHQQVASGDLSRDTISKSDTFTIESDSDMEKRSITPPVEENKGTGIVVSDQHISGFQDNQSNQEIGGASTPFGENEMEQTMSQKEKENIFASDMESGPAGFCGDDNDMFTKQPTVQLEPENKQQAVLQDEQMSPLKQDFYGETQPSQVHWDEPMIPQQDASPLELSPARQQTGYSDDVASPRDVLLEETSKQGLQMDESGVDQAEAEPNRQQPQDLVPNPVFTQQNQEYDDEGEDEGTYPDDQNSEDEEEFINDEEEEEMEFSSEERFTHPQQQKLTSEERSVSPQEERMSVEKELVSPQNRLASEERSVSSTEQDLNEFKQSQVSTERSVSPEIKNSFASEERSVPHPEDQCLYTQNPFEEQGAYEEKQPTSQSFEKESYSFEHDMEPEKKDKPVIDETFGMAPTPFKALEQESVLPPGQAFRLEGTAGDAKDVGKPSEDILTAGGVNDFDQIEHGQKDDFMTAEGVNDFAQIEHGQKEDLMTTGGVNDFDQNVDHGQKENILTAGGVNDFDQNVEHGQKEDILTAGGVNDFDQNVEHGQKENILTAGGVNDFDQNVEHGQKEDFMTAEGVNDFDQNVEHGQKEDILTAGGVNDFEQIEHGQRDKILIAGGVNDFEQNVEHGQREDILTAGGVNDFDQNVEHGQKEDILTAGGVNDFDQNVEHGQKEDILTAGSVNDFDQNVGHGQREDILTAGGVNDFDQNVEHGQKEDILTAGGVNDFDQNVEHGQKEDILTAGSVNDFDQNVGHGQKEDILTGGSVNDFDQNVEHGQKEDILTAGGVNDFDQNVEHGQRDAILTAGGGSYSDENLSEQFDDEDVAVQQNVKDDNHQPVSMETVSKESNEERKEILEPGIDIKETGMTESFIMDSQETGMTKSVIMDSQEIDDQPPSEVSSQMVEDDGDMGKLVNESMEGPAAEISEIATSPNECSMVLKETVMDNDASSLSQPVSTKSALEEYIRDPMEDVENRQEQSLEAAEVEQPMVTEDVREVEVTGKDEVVAPTPVSELPEPPANQQAVEQKLPESVPEPLISEKVAEEKKEPLEIAGKDKGTPVEKEAKKIAEPAEKKIQLSEKSERKDAKPKKQEKPITKTPQKPLRKPKEKTPPKHETSKIPSPTKTENRTTKPTTRTARPSKAASPRTLDVKPSTDKPPFDTRSPRAVSVSSQRIPPLSQTPTTPSPTKVPSKKLSTKTQSKEATESFLERMSRPRCRTPKKDGTSDSGFEENKTPRAASATSPRKKYGIDAKNDSYKPGGGNVKITDQKVTVRHVGSKIDARSKTPTSTQRDSTPRTPKGPTPDTKNVQSKIGSLKNATHTPGGGNVKIANQKKDYSAVQGKIGSKVNLDHRPKGGDKKILSKKLEWKAESRVGSLDNAKHAPGGGKVKIETAKLDFKEKAASKVGSKDNMDHKAGGGDKKIETKKLDFKEKAASKIGSKDNATHKPGGGEKKVLQD from the exons CAGAATCCTCATTCAGGAGGTTTAGAGAGTAGCGATTCACCTCAGCTTCCTCAAAGTAACACTTGCACACCAAAGGAACAGGCACATGATGTGATGGGCACTCAATGTAAAGAAAATGTGCCTGTGTTGATGGAGGATTGGAATGTTCCTACCACCAAAACAGAACAAGGGGATGGTGATGTTGATGATTATGAGGATGAGGAGGATTACTCGGAAAGTGAATCTAATTCACAAGTTGAGAATGATGAGATTATTGAAGATGACTACACAGACTCGGAGGAGGATACTGAAAACATTCAGGACGATGTTATGTCAGGGACTGGTGAGGGTACAGAACTTGCTGATGTACATCCTGAGTTTGATCAGAGTGCTATAAAACATgcatttaatgaaaatgaattaCAATTTCAGCAGCAGGGTGGGGGACTTATGCCAAGCATGGATGCTGAACCACTATTGGTTGAAGGCGGCACGGAACAAGAACTAGGCGATCAGACAGAGGAGATAGGTAGCAGACAGATGGATATTGGACAAGAGTCTATGGAACACCAACAGGTTGCTTCTGGAGATCTCTCCAGGGATACCATCAGTAAGAGTGACACTTTCACCATTGAGAGTGACTCTGACATGGAGAAGAGATCCATCACGCCACCAGTAGAAGAGAACAAGGGGACAGGCATAGTAGTCTCAGACCAACACATATCTGGTTTCCAGGACAACCAGTCAAACCAAGAAATTGGTGGAGCATCAACACCATTTGGtgaaaatgaaatggaacagACAATGAGccaaaaggaaaaagaaaacatttttgcATCAGACATGGAATCGGGTCCTGCAGGATTTTGTGGAGATGATAATGATATGTTTACCAAACAACCAACTGTTCAGCTGGAACCAGAAAACAAACAGCAAGCAGTATTGCAGGATGAACAAATGTCCCCTCTAAAACAAGATTTTTATGGTGAAACACAGCCAAGCCAAGTTCACTGGGATGAACCTATGATTCCTCAGCAGGACGCCTCCCCACTAGAACTTTCTCCAGCAAGACAACAAACAGGCTATAGTGATGATGTAGCATCTCCTAGAGATGTGTTGTTGGAGGAAACATCAAAACAGGGATTACAGATGGATGAATCTGGTGTTGATCAAGCTGAGGCTGAACCAAACAGACAACAACCACAAGATCTGGTTCCAAATCCAGTGTTTACACAACAGAATCAAGAATATGATGATGAAGGTGAAGATGAAGGCACATACCCAGATGATCAGAACTCAGAAGACGAAGAAGAATTTATCAACGATGAGGAAGAAGAAGAAATGGAATTTTCATCTGAGGAAAGATTTACTCATCCACAACAACAAAAGCTGACTTCAGAGGAGAGGTCTGTTTCACCACAAGAGGAAAGAATGTCTGTCGAAAAAGAGTTGGTTTCTCCGCAAAACAGGTTAGCATCAGAGGAGAGGTCTGTGTCTTCTACAGAACAggatttaaatgaattcaaacAGAGCCAGGTTTCAACTGAAAGGTCAGTCTCACCTGAAATAAAAAACAGTTTTGCATCAGAAGAGAGATCAGTCCCCCATCCTGAAGATCAATGTTTATATACCCAGAATCCTTTTGAAGAGCAAGGTGCATATGAAGAAAAACAGCCTACATCCCAATCCTTTGAAAAGGAATCCTATTCATTTGAACATGACATGGAACCAGAAAAGAAAGACAAGCCTGTGATTGATGAAACATTTGGGATGGCTCCCACACCTTTTAAAGCTTTGGAACAAGAGAGTGTATTGCCTCCAGGTCAGGCCTTCAGACTGGAAGGAACAGCTGGGGATGCAAAGGATGTTGGGAAGCCTAGTGAGGACATTTTAACTGCTGGAGGTGTCAATGACTTTGATCAGATAGAACATGGACAAAAAGACGACTTTATGACTGCTGAAGGTGTCAATGACTTTGCTCAGATAGAACATGGACAAAAAGAGGACTTAATGACTACTGGAGGTGTCAATGACTTTGATCAGAATGTAGACCATGGACAAAAAGAGAATATTTTAACTGCTGGAGGTGTCAATGACTTTGATCAGAATGTAGAACATGGACAAAAAGAGGACATTTTAACTGCTGGAG GTGTCAATGACTTTGATCAGAATGTAGAACATGGACAAAAAGAGAATATTTTAACTGCTGGAGGTGTCAATGACTTTGATCAGAATGTAGAACATGGACAAAAAGAGGACTTTATGACTGCTGAAGGTGTCAATGACTTTGATCAGAATGTAGAACATGGACAAAAAGAGGACATTTTAACCGCTGGAGGTGTCAATGACTTTGAACAGATAGAACATGGACAAAGAGACAAAATTTTAATTGCTGGAGGTGTCAATGACTTTGAACAGAATGTAGAACATGGACAAAGAGAGGACATTTTAACTGCTGGAGGTGTCAATGACTTTGATCAGAATGTAGAACATGGACAAAAAGAGGATATTTTAACTGCTGGAGGTGTCAATGACTTTGATCAGAATGTAGAACATGGACAAAAAGAGGATATTTTAACTGCTGGAAGTGTCAATGACTTTGATCAGAATGTAGGCCATGGACAAAGAGAGGACATTTTAACTGCTGGAGGTGTCAATGACTTTGATCAGAATGTAGAACATGGACAAAAAGAGGATATTTTAACTGCTGGAGGTGTCAATGACTTTGATCAGAATGTAGAACATGGACAAAAAGAGGATATTTTAACTGCTGGAAGTGTCAATGACTTTGATCAGAATGTAGGCCATGGACAAAAAGAGGATATTTTAACTGGTGGAAGTGTCAATGACTTTGATCAGAATGTAGAACATGGACAAAAAGAGGACATTTTAACTGCTGGAGGTGTCAATGACTTTGATCAGAATGTAGAACATGGACAAAGAGACGCCATTTTGACTGCTGGAGGTGGCAGCTATTCTGATGAAAATTTATCTGAACAGTTTGATGATGAGGATGTGGCAGTTCAACAAAATGTCAAAGATGACAACCATCAGCCTGTTTCCATGGAAACCGTCTCAAAAGAGAGTAATGAGGAACGAAAAGAGATATTGGAACCTGGAATTGATATAAAGGAAACTGGTATGACAGAATCATTTATCATGGACTCACAGGAAACTGGTATGACAAAATCAGTTATCATGGACTCACAGGAAATTGATGACCAGCCACCATCAGAAGTCTCCAGTCAGATGGTGGAGGATGATGGGGACATGGGAAAACTTGTGAATGAGAGCATGGAAGGTCCAGCTGCTGAAATATCTGAGATAGCTACATCCCCTAATGAGTGTTCCATGGTGCTAAAGGAGACTGTGATGGATAATGATGCATCTTCTCTGTCTCAGCCTGTCTCCACTAAATCAGCATTAGAGGAGTATATCAGGGACCCTATGGAGGATGTAGAAAACAGACAAGAACAGTCACTTGAGGCTGCTGAGGTTGAACAGCCAATGGTTACTGAAGATGTTAGGGAAGTGGAGGTGACAGGTAAGGATGAGGTTGTCGCCCCAACTCCAGTGTCTGAGCTTCCAGAACCACCTGCTAATCAGCAAGCAGTGGAACAAAAGTTGCCAGAATCTGTCCCAGAGCCTTTGATATCTGAAAAGGTTGCTGAAGAGAAAAAAGAACCTCTTGAAATTGCTGGCAAGGACAAAGGAACTCCTGTTGAAAAAGAGGCAAAGAAAATTGCTGAACCTGCTGAGAAGAAAATACAACTTTCAGAGAAATCCGAAAGAAAGGATGCAAAGCCAAAGAAACAAGAAAAACCCATTACAAAAACACCACAGAAACCGCTGAGAAAACCAAAAGAAAAAACACCACCTAAACATGAAACGTCTAAAATCCCTTCCCCTACAAAAACCGAGAATAGGACCACCAAACCCACCACACGGACTGCCAGGCCATCAAAGGCAGCCTCTCCGCGTACACTCGACGTAAAACCGAGCACTGACAAACCACCATTTGACACAAGATCCCCACGAGCAGTGTCTGTGTCATCGCAGAGAATACCACCTCTGTCGCAGACACCAACCACACCAAGTCCCACCAAAGTCCCCTCCAAGAAGCTTTCCACTAAGACCCAGAGTAAAGAGGCCACCGAGTCATTTCTGGAGCGCATGTCGAGGCCTCGATGTCGAACTCCAAAGAAAG ATGGCACATCAGACAGTGGCTTCGAGGAGAACAAGACCCCTAGAGCG GCCTCGGCTACTTCTCCGAGGAAGAAATATGGAATTGATGCCAAAAACGATAGTTACAAACCGGGTGGAGGCAATGTGAAGATCACGGATCAGAAGGTTACCGTCAGACATGTGGGGTCCAAGATAGATGCCCGCTCCAAAACTCCAACATCCACACAAAGAGACTCCACTC CTAGAACACCTAAAGGACCAACTCCAGACACCAAGAATGTCCAGTCTAAAATTGGTTCACTGAAAAACGCTACCCACACCCCGGGAGGAGGAAAT gtAAAAATAGCCAATCAGAAAAAGGACTACTCAGCGGTGCAAGGCAAGATAGGGTCAAAGGTTAACCTTGACCATCGGCCAAAAGGCGGAGACAAAAAG ATTTTGTCCAAGAAACTTGAGTGGAAAGCTGAGTCCAGGGTTGgctcccttgacaatgccaaACATGCACCAGGTGGCGGTAAAGTCAAA ATTGAAACTGCCAAGCTAGACTTTAAGGAGAAGGCTGCATCGAAGGTCGGATCCAAGGACAATATGGATCATAAAGCTGGCGGGGGAGACAAAAAG ATTGAAACGAAGAAGTTAGATTTTAAAGAGAAGGCTGCATCCAAAATTGGTTCCAAAGATAATGCTACTCATAAACCTGGAGGAGGAGAAAAAAAG